Proteins encoded in a region of the Sulfurimonas marina genome:
- the pheS gene encoding phenylalanine--tRNA ligase subunit alpha, translating into MKEWYDKINEAQNVESLEEIRIAVFGKKGVLAAEFAKMKSAPNEEKAQIAKDLNTHKATLTNNLNAKKIELQTKELREKMEAEAIDVSLFSQKSSAGALHPVMQTMDRIVEYFASMNFAVKTGNMVEDDFHNFEALNLPKYHPARDMQDTFYFKDEMLLRTHTSPVQIRTMMSTKPPIRMIAPGAVFRRDYDLTHTPMFHQIEGLLVDEEGKVSFANLKFILEDFLKYMFGDVDVRFRPSFFPFTEPSAEVDISCVFCKGDGCRVCSHTGWLEVLGCGIVDPNVFEAVEYKDVSGYAFGLGVERFAMLIHQIGDLRSLFEGDIKLLEQFQ; encoded by the coding sequence TTGAAAGAGTGGTACGATAAGATAAACGAAGCACAGAATGTTGAGTCTCTTGAAGAGATTCGCATCGCTGTTTTTGGGAAAAAAGGTGTGTTAGCTGCTGAATTTGCAAAAATGAAATCAGCACCTAATGAAGAAAAAGCACAAATTGCAAAAGATTTAAATACACACAAAGCAACACTTACAAATAATCTAAATGCGAAAAAAATAGAACTACAGACAAAAGAGTTAAGAGAAAAGATGGAAGCGGAAGCTATCGATGTATCTCTTTTCAGTCAAAAAAGTTCTGCAGGTGCACTGCACCCTGTTATGCAGACTATGGATAGAATCGTAGAGTATTTTGCTTCTATGAATTTTGCAGTAAAAACGGGAAATATGGTTGAAGATGACTTTCATAACTTTGAAGCATTAAACCTTCCAAAATACCACCCAGCTCGTGATATGCAAGATACTTTCTATTTTAAAGATGAGATGCTTCTTAGAACACACACATCTCCGGTTCAAATTAGAACAATGATGTCTACAAAACCGCCTATTCGCATGATCGCTCCTGGTGCGGTATTTAGACGTGATTATGACTTGACTCATACACCAATGTTCCATCAGATAGAGGGACTTTTAGTAGATGAAGAGGGGAAAGTTTCATTCGCAAACCTCAAGTTTATATTAGAAGACTTTTTAAAGTACATGTTTGGTGACGTTGATGTACGTTTCCGCCCATCATTCTTCCCGTTTACAGAACCTTCAGCAGAGGTAGATATCTCTTGTGTATTCTGTAAAGGTGACGGTTGCCGTGTATGTTCACACACTGGATGGTTAGAAGTTCTTGGATGCGGTATAGTTGATCCAAACGTATTTGAAGCAGTTGAATACAAAGATGTAAGCGGATACGCATTTGGACTGGGTGTTGAGCGCTTTGCCATGCTTATACACCAAATTGGTGACTTACGTTCACTTTTTGAAGGCGATATAAAATTACTGGAGCAATTTCAATGA
- the pheT gene encoding phenylalanine--tRNA ligase subunit beta, translated as MIVTRSWLNEWIDLDGISTEDIAKTFNSIGLEVDRVEEFRVPKKVVFGKVLECEKHPDADKLNICKVDLGTATRQIVCGAKNVRAGLDVVVATIGAELPGGLVIKPVKLRGVDSEGMICSPGEIGLHSFCDGIMELDESIGEFTLGEDVCENPYFNDDLIEIELTANRGDCLSIRGVARDLSAAFDRPLKEYNVTDNDDMRGIGRILSLVHDKDLDVNLRYKALDLDSLTLPFLVKMRLAQIDENRESDVESIMLYATHSTGVIMRAYSHEFFGTDDEKMAKVHLSEDDKGFACIQSDAGNVASTVGIIQKKESKVTASNGMILIEASYIPPDIISKKMDENKVESGPMFYRTSRGSEPELEAGLSFCIDIIEKYSNSSTFGGTIELINSVKEKIITVSKQEIDEIIGAKIDKIVITKILKNLGFNTSKSTVDNFVISVPQYRHDISNKQDIIEEIVRMVGIDNIPAKPFVLTEDNRLEDNYFEYKKRSYYRYRAAQSGFFESVHFVFDEKKVLNSYGFETTKEELELLNPIVQTLDTLRPTLMTNLLKAASANKKNGYSSVRLFEVGSVFSPDRSESLKMAFLFSGAKEEESLLNGGRPAKVDFGGFVQKISDVIGDVELCEYETTHKLSHPYQCAEVFVEGKRVGELFKVHPEVENDYDLEDTYMCELDFTELSYGLKVAQKSSKYQASFRDLSLLVPNDVSYEKIKTVIDSNATEELVRFYPVDKYSDDSLGDNSSLSLRFVLQSNEKTLEEEDITNAMESILNALKDELGIGLR; from the coding sequence ATGATAGTTACAAGATCTTGGTTAAACGAGTGGATAGATTTAGACGGTATTTCAACAGAAGATATCGCAAAAACATTTAACTCTATAGGTCTTGAAGTAGACAGAGTAGAAGAGTTCCGTGTCCCTAAAAAAGTTGTATTTGGTAAAGTACTTGAGTGTGAAAAACACCCTGATGCCGATAAGTTGAATATCTGTAAAGTAGATCTTGGAACGGCAACACGTCAGATCGTATGTGGTGCTAAAAACGTACGAGCCGGTTTAGATGTCGTAGTTGCTACAATCGGTGCAGAGCTCCCTGGCGGTTTAGTAATCAAGCCTGTAAAACTTCGTGGTGTTGATTCTGAGGGGATGATTTGTTCACCGGGTGAGATAGGACTTCATAGTTTTTGTGACGGTATTATGGAACTTGATGAGAGTATCGGTGAGTTTACTCTTGGTGAAGATGTATGTGAGAACCCATATTTTAATGATGACCTTATTGAGATCGAGCTTACTGCAAACAGAGGTGACTGTTTAAGTATTCGCGGTGTAGCACGTGATCTAAGTGCAGCATTTGATCGTCCTTTAAAAGAGTATAACGTTACAGACAATGACGATATGCGTGGAATCGGAAGAATTTTATCTTTAGTACACGATAAAGATCTTGATGTAAATCTTCGTTATAAAGCTCTTGATTTAGATTCTTTAACTTTACCGTTTTTAGTAAAAATGAGACTTGCTCAGATCGATGAAAACAGAGAAAGTGATGTAGAATCTATTATGCTTTACGCCACACACTCAACTGGTGTAATCATGAGAGCATACTCTCACGAGTTTTTCGGAACTGACGATGAGAAGATGGCAAAAGTACATTTGAGTGAAGATGATAAAGGGTTTGCATGTATTCAATCTGATGCAGGCAATGTTGCTTCAACAGTTGGTATTATTCAGAAAAAAGAGTCTAAAGTGACTGCTTCAAACGGTATGATCCTAATTGAAGCGAGTTATATCCCACCAGATATTATCTCTAAAAAGATGGATGAAAATAAAGTTGAATCGGGACCGATGTTTTACAGAACATCTCGCGGAAGTGAACCGGAATTAGAAGCTGGTCTTTCGTTTTGTATCGATATCATAGAAAAGTATTCAAACTCGTCTACTTTTGGCGGTACTATTGAACTTATTAACTCTGTAAAAGAGAAGATTATTACAGTTTCAAAACAAGAGATCGATGAGATTATCGGTGCAAAGATAGACAAGATAGTAATTACAAAAATACTTAAAAACTTAGGTTTCAATACATCAAAATCTACTGTAGATAATTTTGTTATTTCTGTGCCTCAGTATCGTCACGATATCTCAAACAAGCAAGATATCATCGAAGAGATTGTAAGAATGGTTGGGATCGATAATATCCCTGCAAAACCGTTTGTACTTACGGAAGACAACCGTTTAGAGGATAATTACTTCGAGTATAAAAAACGTTCATATTATAGATACCGTGCTGCTCAAAGCGGATTTTTTGAGTCTGTACATTTCGTGTTTGATGAGAAAAAAGTGCTTAACTCGTATGGATTTGAAACTACAAAAGAGGAGTTAGAGCTACTTAATCCGATTGTACAAACTTTAGATACATTAAGACCGACATTAATGACTAACTTACTAAAAGCTGCATCTGCCAATAAGAAAAACGGTTATAGCTCTGTAAGACTTTTTGAAGTAGGTTCAGTATTTTCACCTGATCGCAGTGAAAGTTTAAAAATGGCATTTCTTTTCAGTGGTGCAAAAGAGGAAGAATCACTTCTTAACGGTGGTAGACCTGCAAAAGTTGATTTTGGAGGTTTTGTACAGAAGATCTCTGATGTGATTGGCGATGTGGAGCTTTGTGAATATGAAACTACACATAAATTATCACACCCTTACCAGTGTGCAGAAGTGTTTGTAGAGGGAAAAAGAGTAGGAGAGCTTTTTAAAGTACATCCTGAAGTTGAAAATGACTATGATCTAGAAGATACGTATATGTGTGAACTAGATTTTACAGAGCTTTCATACGGATTAAAAGTAGCTCAAAAAAGTTCTAAATATCAAGCTTCATTTAGAGACCTAAGCTTACTCGTTCCAAATGATGTTAGTTATGAGAAAATTAAAACAGTTATAGACTCAAATGCAACAGAAGAGTTAGTAAGATTTTATCCTGTAGATAAGTATAGTGATGATTCTTTAGGTGATAACAGTAGTTTAAGTTTACGTTTTGTATTACAGTCTAATGAAAAAACACTTGAAGAGGAAGATATAACAAATGCGATGGAGTCTATCCTTAATGCATTGAAAGATGAATTGGGAATCGGTCTGAGATGA
- the aroA gene encoding 3-phosphoshikimate 1-carboxyvinyltransferase: MSLVEVFPAKPFSLKTSEIAPDKSISHRSVMFAMLADGVSTIDNFLRAEDTLNSLEIVKNLGAEVEDDGKTIKISSNGIQESFEVLDCGNSGTGMRLFCGLLSSANGHFVLTGDKYLRRRPMKRVAEPLKSIGAKIDGRDNGNLAPLSIRGASLKAFNYDSKIASAQVKSCMILAALRADGVCTYTEPELSRDHTERMLKGMGAGIEVEGLTTTIRPMEKLLSPLSIRVPADPSSAFFFAVAAAITEGSDVTLEGVTLNPTRIEAFKALERMGADITYTMTDNKYEPIGDIRIKYAPLQAITVEDNISWLIDELPALSIAMACAEGESIVKNAEELRVKESDRISTVVEGLHACGIEVDEYEDGYKVKGGTLQKAKVDSDGDHRIAMSFIIAGLKCGMEVTDLDCINTSFPNFFEILQKITKVEFK, from the coding sequence ATGAGTTTAGTAGAAGTTTTTCCGGCAAAACCATTTTCACTAAAAACTTCGGAGATTGCTCCGGACAAATCTATATCGCATAGAAGTGTAATGTTTGCAATGTTAGCAGACGGTGTCAGTACAATAGATAATTTTTTAAGAGCAGAAGATACTCTAAACTCTTTGGAAATTGTAAAAAATCTCGGTGCTGAAGTTGAAGATGACGGAAAAACTATCAAAATATCTTCAAATGGTATTCAAGAGAGTTTTGAAGTACTGGATTGCGGAAACTCAGGAACCGGAATGCGTCTTTTTTGTGGACTTTTAAGTTCAGCTAACGGTCATTTTGTTTTAACGGGAGATAAATATCTTCGCCGTCGTCCAATGAAAAGGGTTGCCGAGCCACTTAAAAGTATCGGTGCAAAAATAGATGGACGTGATAATGGCAACTTAGCGCCACTCTCAATTCGCGGAGCTTCACTTAAAGCATTTAATTATGATAGTAAAATCGCATCGGCTCAGGTTAAATCTTGTATGATTTTAGCCGCTTTAAGAGCTGATGGTGTATGTACATATACTGAACCTGAACTCTCTCGCGATCATACAGAGAGAATGTTAAAAGGTATGGGTGCCGGTATTGAAGTTGAAGGTTTAACAACAACAATTAGACCTATGGAAAAACTTTTATCTCCACTCTCTATCAGAGTACCTGCTGATCCATCAAGCGCATTTTTCTTTGCCGTTGCTGCTGCTATTACAGAGGGAAGTGATGTTACTTTAGAAGGTGTTACACTTAACCCTACACGTATAGAAGCATTTAAAGCGTTAGAGAGAATGGGTGCAGATATCACTTATACAATGACTGATAACAAGTATGAACCGATAGGGGACATTAGAATAAAATATGCACCGCTTCAAGCGATAACGGTTGAAGATAATATCTCATGGCTTATCGATGAACTACCAGCTCTAAGCATTGCTATGGCTTGTGCTGAAGGTGAAAGCATTGTAAAAAATGCAGAAGAGTTACGTGTAAAAGAATCTGATCGTATCTCTACGGTTGTAGAAGGGCTTCATGCTTGTGGTATTGAAGTTGATGAATATGAAGATGGCTACAAAGTTAAAGGTGGTACTCTTCAAAAAGCAAAAGTTGACAGTGACGGCGATCATAGAATTGCAATGAGTTTTATTATTGCTGGTTTAAAATGTGGTATGGAAGTGACTGATCTTGATTGTATCAATACATCATTTCCAAACTTTTTTGAGATACTTCAAAAAATTACAAAAGTAGAATTTAAATAA
- a CDS encoding 4-hydroxy-3-methylbut-2-enyl diphosphate reductase has translation MKIELAENYGFCFGVKRAIKIAEDNQNAATYGPLIHNSKEIARLEKDFKVGLTDDYKIFKAGDKAIVRTHGIQKQELQELKDKGVNVVDATCPYVTKPQEIAQEMSEKGYSVVIFGDDEHPEIKGVKSYATHGALVVTSPEELEGVKLHEKIALIAQTTRKVEDYMKVANYLIPRYKEVRVFNTICNATFENQDAVRKLSKKADIMLIIGGKNSSNTKQLFKISQENCQNSYHIEDEKDLDFSWFDNKNLCGISAGASTPDWIIQNVIDNIKSKIS, from the coding sequence ATGAAGATTGAGTTAGCGGAAAATTATGGTTTTTGTTTTGGTGTAAAACGCGCAATTAAAATAGCAGAAGACAATCAAAATGCAGCGACATACGGACCGTTAATTCACAATTCTAAAGAGATTGCACGTCTTGAAAAAGATTTTAAAGTCGGTTTAACCGATGACTATAAAATTTTTAAAGCGGGTGATAAAGCGATCGTTCGTACACACGGCATTCAAAAACAAGAACTTCAAGAATTAAAAGATAAAGGTGTAAATGTAGTTGATGCAACATGCCCTTATGTGACAAAACCCCAAGAGATCGCTCAGGAGATGAGTGAAAAAGGGTATAGTGTCGTGATCTTTGGAGATGATGAACACCCTGAAATAAAAGGTGTAAAGTCGTATGCTACACACGGTGCATTAGTTGTTACTTCACCTGAGGAGTTAGAGGGTGTAAAACTGCATGAAAAAATAGCCCTTATTGCTCAAACAACGAGAAAAGTTGAGGATTATATGAAAGTTGCAAATTATCTGATCCCTCGCTATAAAGAGGTTAGAGTATTTAATACTATATGTAATGCAACATTTGAAAACCAAGATGCCGTGAGAAAACTTTCAAAAAAAGCTGACATAATGCTTATTATCGGTGGAAAAAACTCATCAAATACAAAACAACTTTTTAAAATTTCACAAGAAAACTGTCAAAATTCTTATCATATAGAAGATGAAAAAGATTTGGATTTTTCTTGGTTTGATAATAAAAACTTATGTGGAATTTCTGCCGGAGCATCTACACCGGATTGGATTATACAAAACGTAATTGACAATATAAAATCAAAAATTTCATAA
- a CDS encoding 30S ribosomal protein S1: MAFDNESFEEEESFAELFAASERQQETSRIVEGEIVEIQADDNRALVGVGDKLEGIISLDEIRDADGELKFGTGDKIKVMITGYYNERPKISYKKVLEQEKTIEFIDAHKEDFENLVVEGVITKKNRGGYVVEADDVSFFMPRSLAAFKDTDDVVGKKIKAQVVKVDAEDNSIVLSRRKLFNEERKKKKEIIDKIMADDVIVDGVIKKITSYGMFVDVGGVDGLVHYNEISYKGPVNPAKLYKEGDVVTVKAIAYDKDKRHLSLSIKAVQPDPWAEVESELDEGDTITVTVSNIENYGVFVDLGNDIEGFLHISEITWDKNVKNPADYLEVGQEIDVEVIEINPKTHKLRVSLKRLLPKPFDEFMKNYREGDVVTGTVTSLTDFGAFVRIDGVEGLLHNQDISWDKNTKAKDVLKSGDEVEVKIAKINEDDQKISLNRKTLLESPIDKFATTNKVNSVVKGTIRDIKDFGVFVSLGDGVDALIRDEDLAPLNKEELEIGQEIEAAVANIDTRRDRIRLSVKKLDYIKNQAMLEEINDTESHSLGDLIKDQIK, encoded by the coding sequence ATGGCGTTCGATAACGAATCATTCGAAGAAGAAGAAAGTTTTGCAGAATTATTTGCTGCAAGTGAAAGACAACAAGAAACAAGTCGCATCGTAGAGGGTGAGATAGTTGAGATCCAAGCTGATGATAACAGAGCATTAGTTGGTGTAGGTGACAAGTTAGAAGGTATTATAAGCCTTGATGAAATTCGTGATGCTGATGGTGAATTAAAATTCGGTACTGGCGATAAAATCAAAGTAATGATTACAGGATACTACAATGAGCGTCCTAAAATCTCTTATAAAAAAGTACTTGAGCAAGAGAAAACTATTGAATTTATCGATGCACACAAAGAAGACTTTGAAAACTTAGTTGTTGAAGGTGTAATTACTAAGAAAAACCGTGGTGGTTATGTAGTTGAAGCTGATGATGTTTCATTCTTTATGCCACGTTCATTAGCTGCATTCAAAGACACTGATGATGTAGTTGGTAAAAAAATCAAAGCACAAGTTGTAAAAGTTGACGCAGAAGATAACTCAATCGTACTTTCTCGTCGTAAACTTTTCAATGAAGAGCGTAAAAAGAAAAAAGAGATCATTGATAAAATCATGGCTGACGATGTAATCGTTGACGGTGTTATCAAAAAAATCACTAGCTACGGTATGTTCGTTGATGTTGGTGGTGTTGACGGTTTAGTACACTACAACGAGATCTCTTATAAAGGTCCAGTAAATCCAGCTAAACTTTATAAAGAGGGTGATGTTGTAACTGTTAAAGCTATCGCTTACGATAAAGACAAGCGTCATCTTTCACTTTCAATCAAAGCTGTTCAACCAGATCCATGGGCTGAAGTTGAGTCTGAATTAGATGAAGGTGATACAATTACTGTAACTGTTTCAAATATTGAAAACTACGGTGTATTCGTTGACCTTGGAAACGATATTGAAGGTTTCTTACACATTTCAGAAATCACTTGGGATAAAAACGTTAAAAACCCAGCTGATTATTTAGAAGTTGGTCAAGAGATTGATGTTGAAGTTATCGAGATTAACCCTAAAACTCATAAACTTCGTGTATCATTAAAAAGACTTCTTCCGAAACCGTTTGATGAATTTATGAAAAACTACCGTGAAGGTGATGTTGTAACTGGTACTGTTACATCATTAACTGATTTTGGTGCATTCGTTCGTATCGATGGTGTTGAAGGTTTACTTCATAACCAAGATATCTCTTGGGATAAAAACACTAAAGCGAAAGATGTATTAAAATCTGGTGACGAAGTTGAAGTTAAAATTGCTAAAATCAACGAAGATGACCAAAAAATCTCTTTAAATAGAAAAACACTTTTAGAATCTCCAATTGACAAGTTTGCTACAACTAATAAAGTAAACTCTGTTGTAAAAGGTACTATCCGTGATATTAAAGATTTCGGTGTATTCGTATCTCTTGGAGACGGTGTTGATGCACTTATCCGTGATGAAGATTTAGCTCCTTTAAATAAAGAAGAGTTAGAAATTGGTCAAGAGATTGAAGCAGCAGTTGCAAACATTGACACTCGCCGTGACCGTATCCGTTTATCTGTTAAAAAACTAGACTACATTAAAAATCAAGCAATGTTAGAGGAGATCAACGATACTGAATCTCACTCACTTGGTGACTTGATAAAAGATCAAATCAAATAA
- the serA gene encoding phosphoglycerate dehydrogenase: MQKYTIVVCDHIHTAGLEMLQNDENVNFIMAADEPKDKLVKEIIPQADVAITRSSTDVDDFFLEHATNMKALVRAGVGVDNVDIPGCSKQGIIVMNVPTANTIAAVELTMAHMLSCMRMFPYSHDHLKNQRIWKREKWYGHELKGKKLGVIGFGNIGSRVAKRAKAFEMDIVAYDPYIHPSKVTDLDMTYTKNFEDILACDVITIHTPKNKETIGIIGAEEIAKMKDGVVLVNCARGDLYNEDALYDGLKSGKIRFAGIDVFGKEPATDNKLLDLDNIVVSPHLGANTYESQYNIGTQAAENAIAAAKGISYPNALNLPIDESKIPSFVKPFLEMGQKIGFLASQINKSQIISIKVTGNGEIGEYVDSLSTFVTVGAMSQSSDKINYVNADFIAKEKGIKIEAENLGDSNVYKNLITAKLTTAEGTTTISATIFDDGVQRMVAINGFENEVALKGHMVLFKNSDVPGVIGNVGMTLAKHNVNISDFSLARNANKEALAVILVDDKVDETTLKELAALDACLNVSYANI, translated from the coding sequence ATGCAAAAATATACAATTGTAGTTTGTGACCATATCCATACAGCTGGTTTGGAGATGCTTCAAAACGATGAAAATGTTAACTTTATCATGGCGGCAGATGAGCCAAAAGATAAACTTGTAAAAGAGATTATTCCGCAAGCTGATGTTGCAATTACTAGAAGTTCTACAGATGTTGATGATTTCTTTTTAGAGCATGCAACAAATATGAAAGCACTTGTTCGTGCAGGTGTTGGTGTTGATAATGTTGATATTCCAGGATGTTCAAAACAAGGTATTATTGTAATGAACGTACCTACTGCAAATACAATTGCAGCAGTTGAGTTAACTATGGCTCATATGCTTTCTTGTATGAGAATGTTCCCATACTCTCATGATCATCTAAAAAATCAACGTATTTGGAAACGTGAAAAATGGTACGGACATGAGCTTAAAGGTAAAAAACTTGGTGTAATCGGTTTCGGTAACATCGGTAGCCGTGTTGCAAAACGTGCTAAAGCTTTTGAGATGGACATTGTTGCATACGATCCGTATATCCACCCGTCGAAAGTAACTGACCTTGATATGACATATACAAAAAACTTTGAAGATATTTTAGCATGTGACGTTATTACGATTCACACTCCTAAAAACAAAGAAACTATCGGTATCATAGGTGCAGAAGAGATTGCTAAAATGAAAGACGGTGTAGTTTTAGTAAACTGTGCACGTGGTGACCTTTACAATGAAGATGCACTTTACGACGGACTTAAATCTGGTAAAATCCGTTTTGCAGGTATTGATGTATTTGGTAAAGAACCGGCAACAGACAATAAACTACTTGATTTAGATAACATTGTTGTTTCTCCACACTTAGGTGCAAACACTTACGAGTCTCAGTACAATATCGGTACACAAGCTGCTGAAAATGCAATCGCAGCTGCGAAGGGGATCTCTTATCCAAATGCACTTAACTTACCAATTGATGAGTCTAAAATACCATCATTTGTAAAACCATTCTTAGAGATGGGACAAAAAATCGGTTTCTTAGCATCTCAGATCAACAAATCTCAAATCATCTCTATCAAAGTAACTGGTAATGGTGAGATTGGTGAATATGTAGATTCATTATCTACTTTCGTGACAGTTGGTGCTATGAGCCAAAGCTCTGATAAAATCAACTATGTAAATGCGGATTTTATTGCAAAAGAAAAAGGTATCAAAATTGAAGCTGAAAACCTTGGTGATTCTAATGTATATAAAAATCTTATCACTGCTAAATTAACAACTGCAGAGGGTACAACTACTATTAGTGCAACTATCTTTGATGACGGTGTTCAAAGAATGGTGGCTATCAACGGTTTTGAGAATGAAGTAGCTCTCAAAGGTCATATGGTACTGTTTAAAAACTCTGATGTTCCTGGTGTTATCGGTAACGTTGGTATGACTTTAGCAAAACATAATGTAAATATTTCTGACTTCTCTCTTGCTCGTAATGCAAACAAAGAAGCTCTTGCTGTTATCTTAGTTGATGATAAAGTAGATGAAACTACATTAAAAGAGTTAGCAGCATTAGACGCATGTCTAAATGTTAGTTACGCTAATATCTAA
- a CDS encoding efflux RND transporter permease subunit, which yields MSNKHQGKKFENFIYDILQHRSKKLLVTALIFLSLFGTILMLPTEVVLARMLPGKSSNTFSIYVKTPDGSSISQTKEVVQCVEDILKPEKEVTDIESFIGEGAPLDYAGLVKGSGMKQGERFAEIVVNLTDKHHRDEKSFIMVQRLRPVIKNSCESKIDGTVIQMIEMPAGPPTMASIVVEVYGDSNTKVAGVANEVSKVLKQTDKIVDVDVMSETPYDKYKLMPISEKIARSGLSVEQVNQILYLAFKGMVVAVKNTIELNDQVGIFVSLSDETKDINENSLASLRTKLSSLYLMNNKGMMIPLTEVVEIKEVKSDRTIYHKDLKTMINVTAETDNQSQVYPLLDARDKMIKYFSEKGYEVNKEPGISTYMFDLTLVDKKTGEEYLLRWDGEMKVTLDTFRDLGAAFIAALILIFLLMVIYYKSYAISGIILGGSFLSIIGVILGHWVANLFTEDVFFLTATSLIGFIALIGISSRNSLLLVDFTKDLIKNNGIEKQRAIAIASATRLKPILLTAIAIILGSSLLASDPVFGGLGVALISGTVVAVIVSIIFVPVLMDNTEAI from the coding sequence ATGTCAAATAAACATCAGGGGAAAAAGTTTGAAAACTTTATTTATGATATTTTGCAGCATCGCTCAAAAAAACTTTTAGTTACTGCACTTATCTTTTTATCTCTATTTGGAACAATTTTAATGCTTCCAACAGAAGTTGTCCTTGCAAGAATGTTACCTGGAAAAAGCTCTAACACGTTTAGCATCTATGTAAAAACGCCTGATGGGAGTTCGATCTCTCAAACTAAAGAGGTTGTGCAATGTGTTGAAGATATATTGAAACCTGAAAAGGAAGTTACTGACATTGAGAGCTTTATAGGTGAAGGTGCTCCTCTTGATTATGCCGGACTAGTAAAAGGAAGCGGTATGAAACAGGGTGAGAGATTTGCGGAAATTGTAGTAAATCTTACAGATAAACACCATCGTGATGAAAAATCTTTTATAATGGTGCAACGTCTTAGACCTGTTATAAAAAACAGTTGTGAGTCTAAAATAGACGGCACTGTAATCCAAATGATTGAGATGCCTGCAGGTCCGCCAACAATGGCTTCTATAGTTGTTGAAGTATATGGAGACTCAAATACAAAAGTTGCAGGTGTTGCAAATGAAGTATCAAAGGTCTTAAAACAAACAGATAAGATTGTAGATGTTGATGTAATGAGTGAAACACCTTATGATAAGTATAAACTTATGCCTATCTCTGAAAAAATTGCTAGAAGCGGTTTAAGTGTTGAACAGGTTAATCAGATCCTTTACCTTGCATTTAAAGGGATGGTAGTTGCAGTTAAAAATACAATAGAGCTCAATGACCAAGTTGGTATTTTTGTATCATTAAGTGATGAAACAAAAGATATCAATGAAAACTCACTTGCATCGCTGCGAACAAAATTAAGTTCACTATATTTAATGAACAATAAAGGGATGATGATTCCACTAACAGAGGTTGTAGAGATTAAAGAGGTAAAATCGGATAGAACAATCTATCATAAAGATCTCAAAACTATGATCAATGTCACAGCTGAAACAGATAACCAAAGTCAGGTCTACCCTCTTTTAGACGCCAGAGATAAAATGATCAAATACTTCTCTGAAAAAGGGTATGAAGTAAATAAAGAGCCAGGTATCTCTACGTATATGTTTGATCTCACACTTGTAGATAAAAAGACAGGTGAAGAGTATCTTCTTCGTTGGGATGGAGAGATGAAAGTAACACTTGATACTTTTAGAGATCTGGGAGCTGCATTTATTGCTGCACTTATACTTATCTTTTTACTAATGGTAATTTATTATAAATCATATGCTATTAGCGGTATTATCTTAGGTGGCAGTTTCCTATCTATCATTGGTGTTATTTTAGGGCACTGGGTAGCTAATCTATTTACTGAGGATGTATTTTTCTTAACAGCTACAAGTTTGATAGGCTTTATTGCTCTTATCGGTATTAGCTCAAGAAACTCTCTACTGCTTGTCGACTTTACAAAAGATCTCATCAAAAACAATGGTATAGAAAAACAACGTGCTATCGCTATTGCAAGTGCTACAAGACTAAAACCTATTTTACTAACAGCAATTGCCATTATTTTAGGTTCTTCATTGCTCGCAAGTGATCCTGTTTTTGGAGGACTTGGTGTTGCACTTATTTCAGGAACTGTTGTAGCGGTTATCGTATCGATTATCTTCGTTCCGGTCCTTATGGACAATACAGAAGCTATTTAA